A DNA window from Paenibacillus andongensis contains the following coding sequences:
- a CDS encoding 1,2-dihydroxy-3-keto-5-methylthiopentene dioxygenase, giving the protein MAQIRIRNTNERIEGEEQVKAFLDSQNVVYEHWDANKLPETLREKFILSDEDKAQIISTYEEEIRDLAARRGYEIWDVIALSDSTPNIEELLKKFEQVHTHTEDEIRAIVSGRGIFIIKSEGEVGYFDVELEPGDVISVPENTNHFFTLMDNREIVAVRLFIEKDGWIAYNIDDPEFIKA; this is encoded by the coding sequence TTGGCACAAATTAGAATTCGCAATACGAATGAACGTATTGAAGGCGAAGAGCAGGTTAAAGCCTTCTTGGATAGTCAAAATGTTGTTTATGAACACTGGGATGCTAACAAACTTCCGGAAACACTACGTGAGAAATTCATTCTTAGCGATGAAGACAAAGCTCAAATTATTAGCACTTATGAAGAAGAAATTCGTGATTTGGCTGCTAGACGCGGTTATGAAATTTGGGATGTTATCGCACTTTCCGATTCAACACCTAACATCGAAGAGCTCCTGAAGAAATTCGAACAGGTGCACACCCATACAGAAGATGAAATTCGCGCAATCGTTTCTGGACGAGGGATTTTCATTATCAAATCCGAAGGCGAAGTTGGCTATTTTGACGTTGAACTTGAACCAGGTGATGTTATCTCCGTTCCTGAAAACACGAACCATTTCTTCACACTAATGGATAATCGCGAGATCGTTGCCGTTCGTCTTTTCATCGAAAAAGATGGCTGGATTGCTTATAACATTGATGATCCAGAATTTATTAAAGCCTAA
- a CDS encoding HAD family hydrolase, whose translation MTLKAVLFDLDDTLLWDDRSVQEAFEATCAEAAKHVAVNPEELEASVRKEARSLYESYETFAFTKMIGINPFEGLWANFTQGENENFRKLEKLAPGYRTESWTRGLGALGIEDRELGYKLGELFPAERRRRPYVYEETFRVLDALKGNYRLLLLTNGSPDLQKEKLAGVPKIAPYFDHIVISGEFGVGKPATSIFNHALGLLGIEAEEGIMIGDKLTTDILGSGSVGMRNIWINHHGLQSGDEIVPAYEVSRLQDILPIITNG comes from the coding sequence ATGACGTTGAAAGCCGTACTTTTTGATTTAGATGATACGCTTCTGTGGGATGATCGCAGTGTGCAGGAAGCATTCGAAGCGACATGTGCTGAAGCTGCGAAACACGTAGCCGTAAATCCTGAAGAATTGGAAGCTTCCGTTCGCAAAGAAGCGCGTTCTTTATATGAATCTTATGAAACTTTTGCATTTACGAAAATGATAGGTATTAATCCTTTTGAAGGCTTATGGGCAAATTTCACACAAGGTGAGAATGAGAACTTTCGTAAGCTTGAGAAACTAGCGCCAGGATATCGCACAGAGTCTTGGACTAGAGGGCTTGGTGCGCTGGGAATAGAGGATCGTGAGCTTGGGTATAAGCTTGGAGAACTTTTTCCGGCAGAACGCCGCCGCCGTCCTTACGTTTATGAGGAAACGTTCCGAGTGTTGGACGCTTTGAAAGGCAACTATCGATTGCTGTTGTTAACGAATGGCTCGCCAGATCTGCAAAAGGAAAAATTAGCAGGTGTCCCCAAAATCGCGCCATACTTTGATCATATTGTGATCTCTGGTGAATTTGGTGTTGGTAAGCCTGCAACATCTATTTTCAACCATGCATTGGGATTACTCGGGATAGAAGCAGAGGAAGGAATCATGATCGGAGATAAATTGACTACGGATATTCTTGGTTCTGGCAGCGTTGGTATGCGCAATATTTGGATTAATCATCATGGGCTTCAAAGTGGAGATGAGATTGTTCCTGCGTATGAGGTTTCCCGTCTTCAAGATATTTTGCCGATTATTACGAACGGATAA
- a CDS encoding DUF896 domain-containing protein, producing the protein MSDNMEQNIERINELARKAKTVGLTDAEIDERNELRKKYIEAFRGNLKVQLDSIKFTDEE; encoded by the coding sequence ATGAGTGACAACATGGAACAAAATATCGAACGTATTAATGAGCTTGCTCGTAAAGCGAAAACAGTTGGCTTAACCGATGCGGAAATCGATGAACGCAACGAACTCAGAAAGAAGTATATTGAAGCATTTCGTGGCAATCTTAAAGTTCAACTTGATTCCATCAAGTTTACGGACGAAGAGTAA
- a CDS encoding LysM peptidoglycan-binding domain-containing protein yields the protein MYMAYSNTNTTHTPHRSASPSKGMTFIPSNTKAIVRFILLAVILGTVFSFGAMVQAYAGDGAATAKTTVSVTSINSSPKAVAQDQVVIQRGDTLWEIASTHNKGNENIRSYVDKLKTINHLTTSSLKEGQVLLLP from the coding sequence ATGTATATGGCTTATTCAAACACTAACACAACACACACACCTCATAGATCTGCTAGCCCATCCAAAGGGATGACTTTTATTCCTAGTAATACAAAAGCGATTGTTCGCTTCATCCTATTAGCAGTCATTCTTGGTACGGTGTTTTCATTTGGTGCTATGGTTCAAGCCTATGCAGGGGATGGAGCAGCAACTGCAAAGACCACAGTTTCCGTTACTTCTATTAACTCTTCTCCGAAAGCTGTCGCTCAAGATCAAGTCGTCATTCAACGCGGAGATACACTTTGGGAAATTGCTTCCACTCACAATAAAGGCAACGAGAACATTCGTTCTTACGTAGATAAATTGAAGACAATCAATCATTTAACCACGAGCTCCCTGAAAGAAGGACAGGTTTTATTGCTTCCTTAA
- the lexA gene encoding transcriptional repressor LexA has protein sequence MSKISQRQQAILEFIKNEVKDKGYPPSVREIGEAVGLASSSTVHGHLERLEKKGMIRRDPTKPRAIEILGLDGAETHFAVSVARVPLVGKVTAGVPITATENIEDYFPLPVSMVGDNNVFMLSVMGDSMIEAGIHNGDYVIVKQQQTANNGDIVVAMTEDDEATVKRFYKEKDHIRLQPENSALKPILLKHVTILGRVIGLFRDM, from the coding sequence TTGAGTAAGATTTCGCAGCGTCAACAAGCTATATTGGAATTCATTAAGAATGAAGTGAAAGATAAGGGGTATCCACCTTCCGTTAGAGAAATCGGCGAAGCTGTTGGACTAGCTTCTAGTTCTACTGTGCATGGTCATTTGGAGCGTCTTGAGAAGAAAGGTATGATTCGTCGAGATCCTACTAAGCCTCGTGCTATTGAAATTCTAGGCCTAGACGGTGCTGAAACGCATTTTGCAGTTTCTGTAGCTCGCGTCCCTCTCGTTGGTAAAGTTACAGCCGGAGTACCTATTACTGCAACAGAGAACATTGAAGACTACTTCCCTCTTCCTGTCAGCATGGTAGGAGATAATAATGTGTTCATGCTTAGCGTCATGGGTGATAGTATGATCGAAGCGGGTATTCATAATGGCGATTATGTTATCGTTAAGCAGCAGCAAACCGCGAATAACGGAGACATTGTTGTAGCGATGACCGAAGATGACGAAGCAACGGTGAAACGCTTTTACAAAGAAAAGGATCATATTCGTCTACAACCGGAGAACTCGGCTTTGAAGCCTATCCTTTTGAAACATGTTACGATTCTTGGCCGTGTCATTGGTTTGTTCCGGGATATGTAA